A genomic stretch from Candidatus Thiothrix anitrata includes:
- a CDS encoding S-methyl-5'-thioinosine phosphorylase, with the protein MTIAFAVIGGTGLTEIEGLEVIHREVVHTPYGEPSGPITHGMIAGKRVVFLARHGYASNIPPHRVNYRANLWALKSLGVEKVVAVAAVGGITPLMEPTRLVIPDQIVDYTYGRAHTFFEDGLEHVTHIDFSWPYCAEVRDALLSAAQCAGVNVVAHGTYAATQGPRLETAAEIRRLERDGCDLVGMTAMPEASLARELGLCYATCAVVANWAAGKCDEEISMAEIHDNLTVGMAQARALLRGLVC; encoded by the coding sequence ATGACGATTGCTTTTGCCGTTATCGGCGGAACAGGTTTGACCGAAATTGAGGGGTTGGAAGTGATTCATCGTGAAGTGGTGCATACCCCTTACGGCGAACCTTCAGGGCCGATTACCCACGGGATGATTGCGGGGAAGCGCGTGGTGTTTTTGGCACGTCACGGTTACGCCTCGAATATTCCGCCGCATCGGGTGAATTACCGTGCCAATCTGTGGGCGTTAAAAAGCCTTGGGGTCGAAAAAGTGGTAGCGGTGGCTGCGGTCGGTGGCATTACACCGCTGATGGAGCCAACCCGTCTGGTGATTCCTGATCAGATTGTGGATTATACCTACGGGCGTGCGCATACATTTTTTGAAGACGGTTTGGAACACGTTACCCACATTGATTTTTCATGGCCTTATTGTGCGGAAGTGCGTGACGCGCTGTTGAGTGCGGCGCAATGCGCAGGTGTGAATGTGGTAGCGCACGGCACGTATGCCGCAACTCAGGGGCCGCGTTTGGAAACGGCGGCAGAAATCCGGCGTTTGGAACGTGACGGTTGTGATTTGGTGGGGATGACGGCAATGCCGGAAGCGTCATTAGCGCGTGAATTGGGCTTGTGTTACGCAACGTGTGCAGTGGTGGCAAACTGGGCAGCGGGCAAGTGCGATGAAGAGATCAGCATGGCGGAAATTCACGACAATTTAACCGTCGGGATGGCGCAAGCACGGGCATTATTGCGCGGTTTGGTGTGCTGA
- a CDS encoding protein YgfX yields the protein MEDFQAPLHIQPGVSRRLVAFLVVIHAAGAGVVMLMPGMPWWGRLLLLFGVSVSCWHYWRLHVSRQHPKAVLETTFYSIDNWRVHTRGGSQFAVLADSSFLQPWLCVLNLRLQSGALHSLILLPDNTPASVLRRLRVRVKFSATDLPEK from the coding sequence GTGGAAGACTTTCAGGCTCCGCTGCATATTCAACCGGGAGTCTCGCGGCGTTTAGTCGCATTTTTGGTGGTGATACACGCGGCAGGGGCGGGTGTGGTGATGTTGATGCCGGGAATGCCTTGGTGGGGGCGGTTGCTTTTATTGTTTGGTGTGAGCGTTTCTTGCTGGCATTACTGGCGGTTGCATGTGTCGCGGCAACATCCTAAGGCAGTGTTGGAAACCACGTTTTATAGCATTGATAATTGGCGGGTGCATACTCGCGGCGGTAGCCAGTTTGCGGTGTTGGCAGATAGTAGTTTTTTACAGCCGTGGTTATGCGTGCTGAATTTGCGGTTGCAAAGCGGTGCGTTACATAGCTTGATTTTATTACCCGACAATACTCCAGCGAGCGTGTTACGGCGTTTGCGGGTACGGGTGAAATTTAGCGCGACGGATTTACCCGAAAAATAG
- the recB gene encoding exodeoxyribonuclease V subunit beta — protein sequence MQTLNAPTVPLTGINLIEASAGTGKTWTISWLYLRLVAEEGLRVDQILVVTYTEAATAELRDRIRKRLADALAFLEGRDSGETYPSLLTQDSPEVCITRLQLALVSFDEAAVFTIHGFCKRVLTENAFEARLPFESELVANEDNLLLELADTFWYQHFLKPSDVHLRLLQQQGLTPDKLLATVRLFIGKPYLHEVIPAVVDDSFTQAKAAFNSAMSAAASVWREQQTNIQALLHAALNGKVLNAKTYKADKVNTWLLLIDTVFTSGFVEKDVAEALEKLGARYLQSKTNKAKSPPTHAFFDALDVLHEAHSGLQALLPGALEHLRLQLLHYLRRELPLRKQQRGLLTFDDLLLQLEQALTRHPGFAQRLAAQYQAALIDEFQDTDPIQYAIFGCIYPPSAAEQPQRVFYVGDPKQAIYGFRGADIHTYLQAAHHAQQRYTLGQNFRSHADLLTALNHLFGQSSNPFRGEIAYEEVVAGKEQAAIFLPAADEETPLPPLRLWEWDVPEEHRGSDVEDALAAATADDIARLLNAGQQGQAVIGDKPLCSKDVAVLVRTSRQGERVRNALLERGIASVQRSRDSIFSTREASEWRAVLRAIAEPGNEAALKQALITELFGYSAEQLHALEQQPALLESALEAFHDWHKIWKTQGFMPMFRRWLRQQQRDQYLLGFVDGERRLTNLLHLAELIHTETRLHGHGMHALIRWLQQKAEAAEAEETHQLRLESDAELVQIVTIHKSKGLEYAVVYCPYLWQEREPSKHAWFSWYDTTQGEGVPCLQADSLATDAQRQQRWEEEKAENLRLLYVALTRAKYHCTLAVVTGAVSRFDYYSALGWLLFGDLPQQAAILGKATKDKMQAPERQALMQAQLQAIVSTSQNTIGLESVPLISELRRYCPPVVNTEQPIAPPPLRLRATLKVGSFSGLVAGKDDEKPDYDSLALLNTSALGRDSGRGDVFPRGAQAGSCLHKMLEELDFMQSVAAQRDSVLLPALQRHGMAERWLPAAERLLEQVLHTPLIAAATGGQTLAQLPKTRRMDELEFYFWVDRLRLPALQRVLREHLPVEWTAIHAAIERLKFPLLTGYMKGFIDLIFEVDGQYYIVDYKSNELGATAADYAFDAMQQAMAEHHYYLQYLIYSVALQRYLRLRLADYAWETHVGGVLYLFLRGMQPSVAGSGVFFHKPDAALIDALDQVMG from the coding sequence ATGCAAACACTAAACGCGCCCACCGTCCCGCTGACGGGTATCAACCTGATCGAAGCCAGTGCCGGAACCGGCAAGACTTGGACTATTTCGTGGCTCTACCTGCGCCTGGTGGCGGAGGAGGGTTTGCGTGTCGATCAGATTTTGGTGGTGACATACACCGAAGCCGCCACCGCCGAATTGCGCGATCGTATCCGTAAACGTTTGGCGGATGCCTTGGCGTTTTTGGAAGGGCGCGATAGTGGCGAAACTTACCCCTCGTTATTGACGCAAGACTCGCCGGAAGTGTGCATCACGCGCCTGCAACTGGCCTTGGTGAGTTTTGATGAGGCGGCGGTCTTTACCATTCACGGGTTTTGTAAGCGTGTATTGACGGAAAATGCGTTTGAAGCCCGCTTACCGTTTGAAAGTGAACTAGTCGCTAACGAAGATAATTTATTGCTGGAATTGGCGGATACGTTTTGGTATCAGCATTTTCTCAAGCCCAGCGATGTGCATTTGCGCTTATTGCAGCAGCAGGGGTTAACCCCCGATAAATTGCTGGCAACGGTGCGTTTGTTCATTGGTAAACCGTATTTGCACGAAGTCATCCCGGCGGTAGTGGATGACAGTTTTACCCAAGCCAAAGCTGCGTTTAACAGCGCGATGAGTGCTGCTGCGAGTGTGTGGCGTGAACAGCAAACCAACATCCAAGCGTTGTTGCACGCGGCATTGAACGGCAAAGTGTTGAATGCGAAAACTTACAAAGCGGATAAAGTAAACACTTGGTTGTTGCTGATAGATACAGTGTTTACCAGCGGTTTTGTGGAAAAAGACGTGGCGGAAGCCTTAGAAAAGCTCGGTGCGCGTTACCTGCAAAGCAAAACCAATAAGGCTAAATCACCTCCAACCCACGCTTTTTTTGACGCGCTGGATGTATTGCATGAAGCACATTCCGGGTTACAAGCGTTGTTGCCGGGTGCGCTGGAGCATTTGCGGTTGCAATTGTTGCATTATTTACGGCGCGAATTACCGTTAAGAAAACAGCAGCGTGGTTTATTGACCTTCGATGATTTATTGCTGCAATTGGAGCAGGCGTTAACCCGTCACCCCGGTTTTGCGCAACGTTTGGCGGCGCAATATCAAGCCGCGTTGATTGATGAGTTTCAGGACACTGACCCGATTCAGTACGCGATTTTTGGGTGCATTTATCCGCCGTCTGCCGCCGAGCAGCCGCAACGGGTGTTTTACGTGGGCGATCCTAAACAGGCGATTTACGGGTTTCGCGGGGCGGATATTCACACCTATTTGCAGGCTGCGCATCACGCACAACAGCGTTATACCTTGGGGCAAAACTTCCGTTCGCACGCGGATTTACTGACGGCTCTTAACCATTTGTTTGGGCAATCGAGTAATCCGTTTCGCGGTGAAATTGCTTACGAAGAAGTGGTGGCGGGTAAGGAACAAGCCGCTATTTTTTTACCTGCTGCCGACGAAGAAACCCCACTGCCGCCGTTGCGCTTGTGGGAGTGGGATGTGCCTGAGGAGCATCGTGGCAGCGATGTGGAAGACGCGCTGGCGGCGGCGACTGCCGATGATATTGCGCGGTTGTTGAATGCAGGGCAGCAAGGGCAGGCGGTAATTGGCGACAAGCCGTTGTGTAGTAAGGATGTTGCGGTATTAGTGCGCACCAGCAGGCAAGGCGAACGGGTACGCAACGCGCTGTTGGAGCGTGGTATTGCCAGTGTGCAACGTTCCCGCGATAGTATTTTCAGTACTCGCGAAGCCAGCGAATGGCGGGCGGTGTTGCGTGCGATTGCCGAACCGGGTAATGAAGCGGCGTTAAAACAAGCACTGATCACCGAATTATTTGGTTACAGTGCGGAACAATTACACGCGCTGGAGCAGCAGCCCGCGTTGCTGGAAAGCGCACTCGAAGCTTTTCACGATTGGCATAAAATTTGGAAAACCCAGGGTTTTATGCCGATGTTCCGGCGTTGGTTACGTCAGCAACAGCGTGATCAGTATTTGTTGGGGTTTGTCGATGGCGAGCGGCGGTTAACCAATTTATTGCACCTTGCGGAATTAATTCACACCGAAACCCGGCTGCATGGGCATGGAATGCACGCGCTAATCCGCTGGTTGCAGCAAAAAGCCGAGGCAGCCGAAGCCGAGGAAACCCACCAGTTACGCCTCGAAAGTGATGCAGAATTGGTGCAAATTGTCACCATTCACAAAAGCAAGGGCTTGGAATACGCGGTGGTGTATTGCCCGTATTTATGGCAGGAACGCGAGCCGAGTAAACACGCTTGGTTCAGTTGGTACGACACCACACAAGGGGAGGGCGTGCCGTGTTTGCAGGCGGATTCCCTTGCCACCGATGCGCAACGTCAGCAACGTTGGGAAGAGGAAAAAGCTGAAAATTTACGCTTACTCTACGTGGCGTTGACCCGTGCTAAATACCATTGCACTTTGGCGGTGGTGACGGGGGCGGTGAGTCGGTTTGACTATTATTCCGCCTTGGGTTGGTTATTGTTTGGGGATTTGCCGCAACAAGCCGCGATCCTCGGCAAAGCCACCAAAGACAAGATGCAAGCCCCCGAACGTCAAGCGTTAATGCAAGCGCAATTACAAGCTATCGTCAGTACTTCGCAGAACACCATCGGTTTGGAAAGCGTGCCGTTGATTAGCGAATTGCGGCGTTATTGCCCGCCGGTGGTGAACACGGAGCAGCCAATAGCACCACCACCGTTGCGTTTACGTGCAACGTTAAAGGTGGGCAGTTTCAGCGGTTTAGTCGCGGGGAAGGACGATGAAAAGCCCGATTACGACAGCTTGGCATTGCTGAATACCAGCGCGTTGGGGCGTGACAGCGGGCGTGGTGATGTGTTTCCTCGCGGGGCGCAGGCGGGGAGTTGTTTGCATAAGATGCTGGAAGAACTGGATTTTATGCAAAGCGTAGCGGCGCAACGTGACAGCGTATTGTTGCCTGCATTGCAGCGGCACGGCATGGCAGAACGTTGGTTGCCAGCGGCAGAACGTTTGCTGGAGCAAGTGTTGCATACGCCGTTAATCGCTGCTGCAACCGGTGGGCAAACCTTGGCGCAGTTGCCGAAAACGCGACGTATGGATGAGCTGGAGTTTTATTTTTGGGTGGATCGTTTACGTTTGCCCGCATTGCAGCGGGTGTTACGTGAGCATTTGCCGGTTGAATGGACAGCGATTCATGCGGCGATTGAGCGGCTGAAATTTCCGCTGTTAACGGGTTACATGAAAGGTTTTATCGACCTGATTTTTGAGGTTGACGGGCAATATTACATTGTCGATTACAAGTCGAATGAACTGGGTGCGACGGCGGCGGATTACGCTTTTGACGCAATGCAGCAAGCAATGGCGGAACATCACTATTACCTGCAATACCTGATTTACTCCGTGGCTTTGCAGCGATATTTACGCTTGCGTCTGGCGGATTATGCGTGGGAAACCCATGTGGGCGGGGTGCTGTATCTGTTTTTGCGGGGGATGCAGCCGTCAGTGGCGGGTTCGGGAGTGTTTTTTCACAAACCGGACGCGGCGTTGATTGACGCGCTGGATCAGGTGATGGGGTGA
- a CDS encoding ATP-binding protein, with translation MYTRHITPLLQEALADTPVVLLNGARQTGKSTLIQSLAASEGRRYFTLDDQAVLAAASSDPAGFIAGINGAVALDEVQRAPALFLAIKAAVDRDRQAGRFLLTGSANVMLLPNIADSLAGRMEVLSLWPLSSAEIGGDAATNLADWLFDGKLDAKSIPACERAQLIERLVAGGFPEAVERSSKRRRAAWFDNYLQAILYRDVRELARVEQLTEIPNLLKLLASRSANLLNFAELSRTSNLTQTTLKRYFTLLETLFLVYRLPAWEHNLGKRMVKAPKVFLPDAGLLAHLAHWTVDRMGVESGLPGGLVETFVLGELLKHLAFSQQRLTLWHYRTQSNIEVDFILENRAGEITGIEVKASATVDAKDFKGLRHLQETESGLFRRGIVLYNGRELVPFGEKLFAVPLSMWWA, from the coding sequence ATGTATACACGACACATCACCCCCTTACTGCAAGAAGCACTCGCAGATACCCCCGTGGTATTGCTCAATGGTGCACGTCAGACCGGCAAAAGCACGCTGATCCAATCCTTGGCGGCAAGTGAAGGCCGACGCTATTTTACCTTGGATGATCAGGCAGTGTTGGCAGCCGCGAGCAGTGACCCCGCTGGATTCATTGCAGGGATCAACGGTGCGGTTGCCTTGGATGAAGTGCAACGCGCTCCGGCTTTATTCCTCGCCATTAAAGCTGCGGTTGACCGTGACCGTCAGGCAGGGCGTTTCCTGCTGACAGGTTCGGCAAACGTTATGTTATTGCCGAACATTGCTGACTCGTTGGCGGGGCGTATGGAGGTGTTATCGTTGTGGCCGCTGTCGAGTGCCGAAATAGGCGGCGATGCTGCAACCAATCTGGCGGATTGGCTGTTTGATGGCAAGCTGGATGCCAAGTCGATTCCTGCGTGTGAACGCGCCCAGTTGATTGAGCGGCTGGTGGCAGGTGGCTTTCCCGAAGCGGTGGAACGTAGCAGTAAACGACGGCGGGCGGCGTGGTTCGACAATTACCTGCAAGCCATTTTATACCGCGATGTGCGTGAACTGGCGCGAGTGGAACAACTGACGGAAATTCCCAATCTGTTGAAATTACTCGCCTCACGCAGTGCTAATTTATTGAATTTCGCAGAACTTTCGCGCACCAGTAACCTTACCCAAACCACGCTGAAACGTTATTTCACCTTGTTGGAAACGTTGTTTTTGGTTTATCGCCTGCCTGCATGGGAACACAATTTAGGCAAGCGCATGGTTAAAGCACCTAAAGTTTTCCTGCCTGATGCGGGTTTACTGGCGCATCTTGCCCACTGGACGGTTGACCGCATGGGTGTGGAAAGTGGTTTGCCCGGTGGTTTGGTGGAAACCTTTGTGTTGGGTGAATTGCTTAAACACTTGGCATTTTCCCAGCAGCGTCTCACCTTGTGGCACTACCGCACCCAGAGCAATATCGAAGTCGATTTTATTCTTGAAAATCGTGCGGGCGAGATTACCGGGATTGAAGTCAAAGCCAGCGCAACCGTGGATGCTAAAGATTTCAAAGGATTGCGGCACTTGCAAGAAACGGAAAGTGGATTATTCCGGCGTGGCATTGTGTTGTATAACGGGCGTGAACTGGTGCCATTTGGCGAAAAGTTATTCGCCGTGCCGTTGTCGATGTGGTGGGCTTGA
- a CDS encoding DMT family transporter, which yields MKMQRLVAIAALLYAAISWGLFWYPFRLLEGWGVGGLAAIFIAYLLPLLGIGWWYGKALWQVRHHWLWLTVLGFASGWSNVGYVLGVLEGEVMRVLLLFYLAPLWTVLLAWVFLRERLNTLGWWVIVLSLGGAMVMLWQPQAGLPLPANVAEWLGLSAGMTFALSVVAGRHLGDAVSDWVKTVAVWLGVAVLTGVGLLFYPQQITGMVYSWNAVWLLLGLAVAITLVTYAVQYGVARIPASQSSVIFLFELVVAAIAAYWLTHERMVLNEWIGAAMILTASLFSGRMQQD from the coding sequence ATGAAAATGCAACGGCTGGTGGCGATTGCCGCGCTGCTTTATGCGGCGATTTCGTGGGGGTTGTTTTGGTATCCCTTCCGGTTGTTGGAAGGTTGGGGTGTCGGTGGTTTGGCGGCGATTTTTATCGCTTATTTGTTGCCGCTGTTGGGCATTGGCTGGTGGTATGGCAAAGCGTTGTGGCAGGTGCGCCATCATTGGTTGTGGTTAACGGTGCTGGGGTTTGCGTCGGGTTGGAGCAATGTCGGCTATGTGTTGGGGGTGTTGGAAGGCGAAGTGATGCGGGTGTTGCTGCTGTTTTATCTCGCGCCGTTGTGGACGGTGTTGCTGGCTTGGGTGTTTTTGCGGGAACGTTTGAATACTTTGGGTTGGTGGGTGATTGTGTTGTCACTCGGCGGGGCAATGGTGATGTTGTGGCAACCGCAAGCGGGTTTGCCGTTGCCTGCGAATGTGGCGGAATGGTTGGGTTTGTCGGCGGGGATGACGTTCGCATTGAGCGTGGTCGCGGGGCGGCATTTGGGCGATGCGGTGAGTGATTGGGTCAAAACCGTGGCAGTGTGGCTGGGTGTGGCGGTGTTGACGGGAGTGGGTTTGCTGTTTTATCCGCAACAAATCACGGGCATGGTGTATTCGTGGAATGCGGTGTGGTTGTTGCTAGGTTTGGCGGTGGCAATTACGCTGGTGACTTATGCGGTGCAATACGGCGTTGCGCGGATTCCGGCGAGTCAATCCAGCGTGATTTTCCTGTTTGAATTGGTGGTGGCTGCTATCGCCGCGTATTGGTTAACCCACGAACGCATGGTGTTAAATGAGTGGATTGGCGCAGCAATGATTTTGACCGCGAGTTTGTTTTCGGGGCGAATGCAGCAGGATTAA
- a CDS encoding caspase family protein yields the protein MTLKGAAWDELRISAMLARHGFSVAQGVGSSRQAILCTLDEFSKVSSNSDISIIYATGHGYEAGNNVYLIPGDYPMNNAFGATELNQDAVNISKIVSSCSAKNMNLVFFAGCRTKAED from the coding sequence ATGACGCTCAAAGGAGCAGCATGGGATGAGTTGAGAATCTCCGCAATGTTAGCAAGACATGGCTTTTCAGTGGCTCAAGGCGTAGGTTCATCACGCCAAGCTATTCTTTGCACCTTAGATGAATTTAGTAAAGTATCCAGCAATTCGGATATTTCAATTATTTACGCCACTGGTCACGGCTATGAGGCCGGAAATAATGTGTATCTTATTCCGGGTGATTACCCAATGAATAATGCCTTTGGAGCTACTGAACTGAATCAAGATGCTGTAAACATTTCAAAAATCGTTAGTTCTTGTTCTGCTAAAAATATGAATCTCGTCTTTTTTGCAGGTTGTCGAACGAAGGCAGAAGATTAA
- the psbV gene encoding photosystem II cytochrome c-550 codes for MFRKQIHIVASAILLTAQIFVGSVTAAELDEETRTVPLNAEGDVVVLSPKQIKVGKRLFNFACAQCHAGGITKSNQNVGLDPEALAGATPNRNSIAGLVDYLHNPTTYDGEYEISELHPSIKSSDIFPAMRNLTDDDLTMIAGHILIQPKILGSKWGRGRISN; via the coding sequence ATGTTCAGAAAACAAATACATATTGTTGCATCTGCTATTTTGCTAACTGCGCAGATATTTGTCGGCAGTGTAACAGCCGCCGAACTGGATGAAGAAACCCGCACAGTACCATTAAATGCTGAAGGTGATGTCGTTGTCCTCAGCCCCAAACAAATTAAAGTTGGCAAACGATTATTCAATTTTGCTTGCGCTCAATGTCATGCTGGTGGTATCACCAAATCAAATCAAAACGTGGGCCTTGATCCAGAAGCTTTAGCCGGTGCTACACCTAACCGCAACAGTATTGCAGGTTTGGTGGACTATCTCCACAATCCTACAACCTATGATGGTGAGTATGAGATTTCTGAACTCCACCCCAGCATAAAGAGTTCGGATATTTTTCCAGCAATGCGAAATCTTACAGATGACGACTTAACTATGATTGCTGGACACATTCTCATACAACCTAAGATTCTTGGCAGTAAATGGGGCCGCGGACGTATTTCTAACTAA
- a CDS encoding AAA family ATPase, whose amino-acid sequence MVLLNGARQTGKSTLIQSLAASEGRRYFTLDDQAVLAAATSDPAGFIAGINSAVALDEVQRVLAYQSCG is encoded by the coding sequence GTGGTATTGCTCAATGGCGCACGTCAGACCGGCAAAAGCACGCTGATCCAATCCTTAGCGGCAAGTGAAGGCCGACGCTATTTTACCCTAGATGATCAGGCGGTGTTGGCAGCAGCGACCAGTGACCCCGCTGGATTCATTGCCGGGATCAACAGTGCGGTTGCCTTGGATGAAGTACAACGCGTTCTGGCTTATCAAAGCTGCGGTTGA
- a CDS encoding ATP-binding protein, with the protein MKYNAFWLIKAAVDRDRQAGRFLLTGSGKRYFTLLETLFLVYRLPAWEHNLGKRMVKAPKVFLPDAGLLAHLAHWTVDRMGVESGLPGGLVETFVLGELLKHLAFSQQRLTLWHYRTQSNIEVDFILENRAGEITGIEVKASATVDAKDFKGLRHLQETESGLFRRGIVLYNGRELVPFGEKLFAVPLSMWWA; encoded by the coding sequence ATGAAGTACAACGCGTTCTGGCTTATCAAAGCTGCGGTTGACCGTGATCGTCAGGCCGGGCGTTTCCTACTGACAGGTTCGGGCAAACGTTATTTCACCTTGTTGGAAACGTTGTTTTTGGTTTATCGCCTGCCTGCATGGGAACACAATTTAGGCAAGCGCATGGTTAAAGCACCTAAAGTTTTCCTGCCTGATGCGGGTTTACTGGCGCATCTTGCCCACTGGACGGTTGACCGCATGGGTGTGGAAAGTGGTTTGCCCGGTGGTTTGGTGGAAACCTTTGTGTTGGGTGAATTGCTTAAACACTTGGCATTTTCCCAGCAGCGTCTCACCTTGTGGCACTACCGCACCCAGAGCAATATCGAAGTCGATTTTATTCTTGAAAATCGTGCGGGCGAGATTACCGGGATTGAAGTCAAAGCCAGCGCAACCGTGGATGCTAAAGATTTCAAAGGATTGCGGCACTTGCAAGAAACGGAAAGTGGATTATTCCGGCGTGGCATTGTGTTGTATAACGGGCGTGAACTGGTGCCATTTGGCGAAAAGTTATTCGCCGTGCCGTTGTCGATGTGGTGGGCTTGA